A DNA window from Anaerocolumna sp. AGMB13020 contains the following coding sequences:
- a CDS encoding HD-GYP domain-containing protein codes for MRKVLLDTIKGHELLARDIITDSGIVIMSAGAPVKIEYAKKLKELGYSYICIEDELSQGVNEEENIEEKIKYECQDIVRDVIERYTYQGYGELEEIKNVAENIICDIVNSPHVLYSISGIRKKNEGTYAHSLNVCAMSVLIALRMKLSKDKVRQIALGSLLHDMGYNLVKIDYHNYNYLKSSKEEQKELMKHVVYGYSSVIKENWLPVASKDIILCHHERIDGSGFPFHKKGDKIKIGSKIVAVCDAFDSLVYGFLIPKLKVHHALDYIVSQAGIKFDFEVVHCFIELIAAYPNGTVVVTDEGETGIVLRQNTKCPTRPVLRMLTDSNGRNYANWIEKDLKTDLSTMIVDTMDTDDYIG; via the coding sequence ATGAGAAAGGTGTTACTTGATACAATCAAGGGACATGAATTACTAGCCAGGGATATCATAACAGACAGCGGTATTGTGATTATGTCAGCAGGAGCCCCTGTTAAGATAGAATATGCCAAGAAACTGAAAGAATTAGGATATAGTTATATATGTATAGAAGATGAATTATCCCAAGGCGTTAACGAAGAAGAGAATATTGAAGAAAAAATTAAATATGAATGCCAGGACATAGTGCGGGATGTTATAGAACGTTATACTTATCAAGGGTATGGTGAATTAGAAGAAATTAAAAATGTTGCAGAAAATATAATCTGTGATATAGTTAACTCACCTCACGTTTTATATAGTATATCAGGTATACGAAAAAAGAATGAAGGTACTTATGCCCATTCTTTAAATGTATGCGCCATGTCTGTTTTGATTGCATTACGAATGAAATTAAGTAAAGATAAAGTAAGGCAGATTGCTCTGGGCAGCTTACTCCACGATATGGGATACAATCTGGTAAAGATTGATTATCATAATTACAATTATCTAAAGAGCAGTAAGGAAGAGCAAAAAGAACTAATGAAGCATGTTGTGTATGGATATTCTTCCGTTATCAAAGAGAACTGGCTTCCAGTAGCTTCGAAAGATATTATCTTATGCCACCATGAAAGAATTGACGGTTCAGGATTTCCTTTTCATAAAAAGGGTGACAAGATTAAAATAGGAAGTAAGATTGTAGCTGTATGTGATGCTTTTGACAGCCTTGTATATGGTTTCCTGATACCGAAGCTGAAGGTGCACCATGCTTTGGACTATATCGTCAGTCAGGCCGGTATTAAGTTTGATTTTGAAGTTGTACATTGCTTTATAGAGCTTATAGCAGCATATCCAAATGGTACAGTTGTAGTTACTGATGAAGGTGAGACTGGAATTGTGTTAAGACAGAACACCAAATGCCCTACAAGACCGGTATTGCGTATGCTGACTGACAGCAATGGACGTAATTATGCTAATTGGATAGAAAAGGACCTTAAAACTGACCTGTCAACCATGATTGTTGATACTATGGATACAGATGACTATATAGGGTAA
- a CDS encoding DUF3881 family protein, giving the protein MHSFLRAIGFTNMKDRLDLERLVNLITEQPTDKRIYTQQDGRIFAEITKLFSKQIGVTVRGEYDSQGKFYMEHYFPYIKGSYISTKEEVSIIKRVDTDAYTGMSDDVRLGVSLIFYLQNVVDYLNESKDKKQFDRPFSIYLSALSVSGKILLPLERDEKLAKSNTAEVQYRRQLISEAKKGNQEAIDSLTIDDIDMYAMISRRAKVEDIYTIVETSFTPYGSESDNYTILGTIIDLDVLKNEITEEEMYNLSISCNDVIFQVTINKTDLYGEPLVGRRFKGNIWLQGYVDFLSSNV; this is encoded by the coding sequence ATGCATAGTTTTTTAAGAGCGATTGGTTTTACGAACATGAAAGATAGATTAGATCTGGAACGTCTGGTTAATCTGATTACAGAGCAGCCTACGGATAAGAGGATATATACTCAGCAGGATGGCAGGATTTTTGCGGAGATAACAAAATTATTCAGTAAGCAGATTGGCGTTACAGTAAGAGGAGAGTATGACAGCCAGGGTAAGTTTTACATGGAACATTATTTTCCTTATATTAAAGGAAGTTACATCAGTACAAAAGAAGAGGTATCTATTATAAAGAGAGTAGATACAGATGCTTATACAGGAATGAGCGATGATGTCAGGTTAGGTGTATCCCTGATTTTTTATTTGCAGAATGTAGTTGATTATCTGAATGAGTCCAAAGACAAGAAACAGTTTGACAGACCTTTTTCCATATATCTATCTGCTTTATCTGTATCAGGTAAGATACTTCTCCCTCTGGAGAGGGATGAGAAGCTGGCCAAGAGCAATACTGCAGAGGTTCAATATAGAAGGCAGTTGATTTCAGAAGCAAAGAAAGGTAACCAGGAGGCTATTGACAGTCTGACAATTGATGATATCGATATGTATGCCATGATTTCAAGACGTGCTAAGGTTGAAGACATCTATACAATCGTTGAGACCTCTTTTACGCCTTATGGTTCTGAATCTGACAATTATACTATATTAGGTACTATAATTGATCTGGATGTCCTAAAAAACGAAATTACAGAGGAAGAGATGTATAATCTGAGTATCTCTTGTAATGATGTCATTTTTCAGGTTACTATAAACAAAACTGATTTATATGGAGAGCCTTTGGTAGGCAGAAGGTTTAAGGGAAATATCTGGCTTCAGGGATATGTCGATTTTTTAAGCAGTAATGTATAA
- a CDS encoding D-alanyl-D-alanine carboxypeptidase family protein, with amino-acid sequence MRKSLFLICALCALILNTTVYNVHALAASDITPSTAATDESLDNNSENNTNDDKSTNTKKVAENEALNVGDMPNVASEAAIVMEASTGTILYAKNIHEKHYPASITKVLTTLVALENSTPGEIVTFSKNAIYDVDLDSSRIGIDVGEKLTMEQSLYAVMLESANEVSYAVAEHVAGSVSAFSDMMNKKAASLGCVDSNFINPHGLPDENHYTSAYDMALISRAAINNEAFRKITGTKTYTIPPTNIQKESRYLANHHGMIKGTYSFEGTLGGKTGYTSKAKYTLVTFAERDGMTLISVIMYCDSIPNEYGDTEALLNYGFENYTKHNVVNEVSPDKTGNTELFTQYTPLFSRTTSPLKLSSTGSVILPKGVKFDEAESTISYSPLNKLKEGDNNIGTMRFTYDNTYVGSADIVYSTTASDYVLNNNFIPETPKTIVTKGVSMPQETQDDNGRLRIIIIAIIIIVILVSVTLYLFFVELPYRRRKNAYNAKKKKGKRYYSKNDYLDL; translated from the coding sequence ATGAGAAAATCACTCTTTCTTATATGTGCTTTGTGCGCATTAATATTAAATACAACCGTTTATAATGTACATGCTCTGGCTGCATCCGATATAACCCCCAGCACAGCAGCAACTGACGAATCACTGGATAATAACAGCGAAAACAATACAAATGACGATAAATCCACAAATACAAAAAAAGTAGCTGAAAATGAAGCCTTAAACGTAGGTGACATGCCAAATGTTGCTTCCGAGGCAGCTATTGTAATGGAAGCTTCCACCGGAACAATCCTATATGCCAAAAACATACATGAAAAGCACTACCCTGCCAGTATTACCAAAGTTCTGACTACCTTAGTGGCTTTGGAAAATTCAACTCCCGGTGAAATCGTAACCTTTTCTAAAAATGCCATTTACGATGTAGATCTGGACAGCAGCCGAATTGGTATCGACGTAGGTGAAAAATTAACCATGGAGCAAAGTCTCTATGCGGTAATGCTGGAATCCGCTAATGAAGTATCCTACGCCGTAGCAGAACATGTTGCTGGCAGTGTCTCTGCTTTCTCTGACATGATGAATAAAAAAGCTGCCAGTCTTGGCTGTGTTGATTCTAACTTTATCAACCCCCATGGACTGCCCGACGAAAATCATTATACAAGTGCCTACGATATGGCTCTTATTTCAAGAGCTGCTATTAATAATGAAGCATTCCGTAAGATTACTGGTACAAAGACCTATACCATTCCACCAACTAATATCCAAAAGGAATCCAGGTATCTGGCCAACCATCACGGTATGATAAAAGGAACCTATTCATTTGAAGGAACGCTTGGCGGTAAGACCGGTTATACCTCAAAGGCCAAATATACCCTTGTTACTTTTGCAGAACGTGACGGAATGACTTTAATCAGTGTTATTATGTATTGTGATTCCATACCCAATGAATATGGAGATACGGAAGCATTGCTTAATTATGGTTTTGAAAATTATACAAAACACAATGTTGTAAACGAAGTTTCCCCTGATAAAACCGGCAATACAGAATTATTTACCCAATATACCCCCTTGTTCAGCAGAACAACATCTCCTTTAAAATTAAGCAGTACTGGCAGTGTTATTTTACCAAAAGGGGTTAAATTTGATGAAGCTGAGAGTACAATTTCATATTCTCCCCTGAACAAACTGAAAGAAGGTGACAACAATATCGGAACAATGCGTTTTACCTACGATAATACTTATGTAGGTTCTGCAGATATCGTATACTCCACAACAGCTTCCGATTATGTGTTAAATAACAACTTCATTCCGGAAACTCCAAAAACAATAGTAACCAAAGGGGTTTCAATGCCTCAGGAAACACAGGATGACAATGGAAGACTGCGTATAATCATTATTGCCATAATAATTATCGTGATTCTTGTATCCGTAACCCTATATCTTTTCTTTGTGGAATTACCTTATCGTAGGAGAAAGAATGCTTATAACGCAAAAAAGAAAAAGGGTAAACGTTATTACTCAAAAAATGATTATCTTGACCTGTAA
- a CDS encoding L-ribulose-5-phosphate 4-epimerase, translating into MLEVLKKEVYEANMLLPKHNLVTFTWGNVSAFDKESGLMVIKPSGVEYDVMTPEDMVVVDLDGKTVEGKLNPSSDTATHIELYKAFPSLGGIVHTHSRWATIFAQSGRGVPAFGTTHADYFYGEIPCTRKMTPEEIAAAYEKETGTVIIECFRERGIDPLAVPGVVVYSHGPFTWGTSAKNAVHNAVVLEEVAFMAWHNLSLSEGKLPSIQQELLDKHYLRKHGANAYYGQK; encoded by the coding sequence ATGTTAGAAGTATTGAAGAAAGAGGTATATGAAGCAAATATGCTTCTCCCTAAACATAATCTTGTAACCTTTACCTGGGGTAATGTATCTGCCTTTGATAAAGAAAGCGGTCTTATGGTTATCAAACCCTCCGGTGTCGAGTACGATGTAATGACCCCTGAGGATATGGTAGTAGTCGATCTGGACGGTAAAACTGTCGAAGGTAAATTAAATCCTTCCTCCGACACTGCCACTCATATAGAGCTTTACAAGGCTTTTCCCAGCCTTGGAGGAATCGTGCATACTCATTCCAGATGGGCAACTATCTTCGCACAATCAGGGAGAGGTGTTCCGGCTTTTGGCACCACCCATGCCGATTATTTTTATGGAGAGATTCCCTGTACCAGAAAGATGACTCCGGAAGAAATAGCTGCTGCCTATGAAAAGGAAACTGGAACAGTTATTATCGAGTGCTTCAGGGAAAGAGGAATTGACCCGTTAGCTGTACCGGGAGTTGTAGTATACAGCCATGGTCCCTTTACCTGGGGAACTTCCGCAAAAAATGCCGTTCACAATGCTGTAGTACTGGAAGAGGTTGCTTTTATGGCTTGGCATAATCTCTCTTTGTCAGAAGGAAAACTTCCCTCCATTCAACAGGAGCTCTTAGATAAACACTATCTCAGAAAACACGGCGCAAATGCATATTATGGTCAAAAATAA
- the araA gene encoding L-arabinose isomerase, giving the protein MSLKQYEFWFITGSQHLYGPDTLKQVAEHSKVIADTLNQSSAIPCSVIFKPIVKTPDEITALVKEANYADNCLGIITWMHTFSPSKMWINGLTRLEKPYLHLHTQFNRTIPNEGIDMDFMNLNQSAHGDREHGFIGTRLRMARKVIAGYWEDEDVQERIGSWMRSAVGVAVSKGLKVIRFGDNMRQVAVTEGDKVEAQIKLGWQVNTTAVGDLVAEINNVTEAQIDAVMKEYEEKYEFNTDNIASVRYQAKVEVALMKMITEGGYGAFTNTFEDLHGMEQLPGLASQRVMEAGYGYGGEGDWKVSALTHILKRMAEGLPGGTAFMEDYTYDLTKGNELSLGAHMLEVCPTLAAGKPKIEVHPLGIGGKADPARLVFEGHEGKAIVVSLVDMGGRLRLIVQDVVAVKPIYDMPNLPVARVMWKAMPDLKTGAECWILAGGAHHTVFSYSITAEQMQDWAEMMDIEYVHISESTTVENLKQQLFLQDIAWKLK; this is encoded by the coding sequence ATGTCACTAAAACAATATGAATTCTGGTTTATAACAGGCTCCCAGCATTTATACGGACCTGATACACTGAAGCAGGTAGCAGAGCACTCAAAGGTTATTGCTGATACCTTGAACCAATCATCCGCCATTCCCTGCTCTGTTATATTCAAGCCCATCGTTAAGACACCCGATGAAATTACTGCCTTGGTTAAAGAGGCTAACTATGCAGACAATTGCCTTGGTATCATCACCTGGATGCATACCTTTTCTCCATCCAAAATGTGGATCAATGGATTAACTCGCCTGGAGAAACCTTATCTGCACCTTCATACACAGTTTAACCGTACAATCCCTAACGAAGGAATTGATATGGATTTCATGAACTTAAATCAGTCTGCTCACGGCGATAGAGAGCATGGTTTTATTGGCACCAGATTACGTATGGCAAGAAAAGTCATCGCCGGCTACTGGGAAGATGAAGATGTTCAGGAGCGTATCGGAAGCTGGATGAGATCAGCAGTAGGTGTAGCTGTAAGTAAAGGCTTAAAAGTTATTCGTTTCGGCGATAACATGCGTCAGGTAGCTGTAACAGAAGGCGATAAAGTTGAAGCTCAGATAAAGCTTGGCTGGCAGGTAAATACAACAGCTGTTGGTGATTTAGTAGCTGAAATCAATAACGTTACTGAAGCCCAGATTGATGCAGTGATGAAAGAATATGAAGAGAAATATGAATTCAATACGGACAATATTGCCTCCGTTCGTTACCAGGCAAAGGTAGAAGTTGCTCTTATGAAGATGATTACAGAAGGCGGATACGGTGCCTTTACCAACACCTTTGAAGATCTTCACGGAATGGAGCAGCTTCCCGGACTTGCAAGCCAGAGAGTAATGGAAGCTGGTTACGGCTACGGCGGTGAAGGAGATTGGAAAGTCTCAGCTCTTACTCATATATTAAAGCGTATGGCAGAAGGTCTTCCCGGCGGAACTGCTTTCATGGAGGATTATACTTATGATCTCACAAAAGGTAATGAATTATCTTTAGGGGCTCATATGCTTGAGGTTTGCCCTACTCTTGCAGCCGGAAAACCTAAGATTGAAGTTCATCCCCTTGGAATCGGCGGTAAAGCTGATCCAGCTAGACTAGTATTTGAAGGCCATGAAGGAAAAGCAATTGTTGTATCTTTAGTTGATATGGGCGGACGTCTACGTCTCATCGTCCAGGATGTGGTTGCTGTTAAACCTATTTATGATATGCCAAACCTTCCAGTAGCACGTGTTATGTGGAAAGCTATGCCGGATCTGAAAACAGGTGCCGAGTGCTGGATACTTGCCGGTGGCGCGCACCATACTGTATTCTCCTATAGCATTACAGCTGAGCAGATGCAGGACTGGGCTGAAATGATGGATATCGAATATGTTCATATTTCCGAAAGTACAACCGTAGAAAACTTAAAACAACAGTTATTCTTACAGGATATTGCCTGGAAATTAAAATAA
- the araB gene encoding ribulokinase yields MPKYSIGVDFGTLSGRALLVNVETGEELADAVKDYTHAVMDECLPSGKKLAPDWALEHPADYLEVLSTTIPAVIKKAGIAAEDIIGVGIDFTACTMLPVKADGTPLCFLEKYQDDPHAYIKLWKHHAAQDKANKLNQIAEETNQSWLARYGGKISSEWMFPKIWQTLEEAPEIYEEADFFIEAADWVIWQLTGVQTRNSCTAGYKAMWHKKEGYPDKSFFKQLDPRLENVVEDKLNCEIVPLGAKAGEITEHSAAFTGLVPGTAVAVANVDAHVTVPAVKIDGPGKMLAIMGTSTCHILLGEKESTVPGMCGVVEDGVCPGYFGYEAGQSCVGDHFAWFVENCVSAEYYEAAKAEGLNIHQYLTKKASALKPGESGLLALDWWNGNRSVLVDVDLTGLILGMTLQTKPEEMYRALIEATAYGTRKIIETFQNNGVPVEEFYASGGISLKNPMAMQIYSDVIKLPVKIGGTTQGPALGSAIFGTVAAGSAKGGYDDVFKAGSVMGKLKDTIYTPISENAAIYDKLYAEYTLLHDYFGRGANDVMKRLKQLKKEQA; encoded by the coding sequence ATGCCAAAATATTCAATTGGGGTAGATTTTGGTACTCTGTCCGGAAGAGCTTTGCTCGTAAATGTTGAAACAGGTGAGGAACTAGCCGATGCCGTTAAGGACTATACTCATGCAGTTATGGATGAATGTCTGCCAAGTGGAAAGAAACTCGCTCCCGACTGGGCCTTGGAGCATCCCGCTGATTATCTGGAAGTACTTAGCACAACGATTCCCGCAGTAATTAAAAAAGCTGGAATAGCTGCAGAGGATATTATCGGTGTAGGTATTGACTTTACTGCCTGCACAATGCTGCCGGTAAAAGCGGATGGAACACCTTTGTGCTTTCTTGAGAAATATCAAGATGATCCACATGCCTACATTAAGCTCTGGAAACACCATGCAGCTCAGGATAAAGCAAACAAATTAAATCAGATTGCAGAAGAAACCAACCAGAGCTGGCTGGCCCGTTACGGCGGAAAGATATCCTCTGAGTGGATGTTCCCCAAGATATGGCAGACCCTCGAAGAGGCACCTGAAATCTATGAAGAAGCAGATTTTTTTATAGAAGCTGCTGACTGGGTAATCTGGCAGTTAACAGGTGTACAGACAAGAAACTCCTGTACTGCAGGTTACAAAGCAATGTGGCATAAGAAAGAAGGCTATCCTGATAAATCCTTCTTCAAACAGTTGGACCCTCGTCTTGAAAATGTCGTAGAGGACAAATTGAACTGTGAGATAGTTCCTTTGGGAGCCAAAGCTGGTGAGATTACAGAGCACTCTGCTGCCTTTACAGGTTTAGTACCCGGAACGGCAGTTGCAGTAGCAAATGTGGATGCTCACGTTACCGTACCTGCGGTTAAGATAGATGGCCCCGGAAAAATGCTTGCAATTATGGGCACCTCAACCTGCCATATTCTCTTAGGTGAGAAGGAGTCCACTGTTCCCGGAATGTGCGGCGTTGTTGAAGACGGAGTATGCCCCGGCTATTTCGGTTATGAGGCCGGACAGTCCTGTGTCGGAGATCATTTCGCCTGGTTTGTAGAGAACTGTGTAAGTGCAGAATACTACGAGGCTGCTAAAGCAGAAGGTTTGAACATACATCAATATCTAACGAAAAAAGCCAGCGCCTTAAAACCCGGAGAAAGCGGTTTATTAGCTCTTGACTGGTGGAATGGTAATCGCTCTGTATTAGTTGATGTGGATTTAACTGGACTTATTCTTGGTATGACCTTACAGACAAAGCCTGAGGAAATGTACCGTGCATTAATTGAGGCAACGGCTTATGGCACTCGTAAGATTATTGAAACCTTCCAGAATAACGGTGTACCTGTAGAGGAGTTCTATGCCTCCGGCGGTATCTCCTTAAAGAATCCTATGGCTATGCAGATATATTCAGACGTAATCAAGCTGCCAGTTAAGATCGGTGGTACCACCCAGGGTCCTGCTCTTGGAAGTGCTATTTTTGGTACTGTAGCAGCGGGTTCTGCAAAAGGTGGATATGATGATGTATTTAAAGCAGGCAGTGTTATGGGTAAATTAAAGGATACCATTTATACTCCTATTTCCGAAAATGCAGCCATTTACGATAAGCTTTATGCAGAATATACCCTACTTCATGATTATTTTGGCCGTGGAGCCAACGATGTTATGAAAAGGCTTAAACAGTTGAAAAAGGAACAGGCTTAA
- a CDS encoding GntR family transcriptional regulator, whose amino-acid sequence MKTKEQSKHTILSSWLRENIANNTFRVGDKIPSENELANTFHFSRQTVRQAIGDLVAEGILAREQGSGTYVSIPPVKPAQDKTMRIGVITTYLDDYIFPSIIHGIEEVLTAEGYTMALGITHNKQADEENCLQKLIASGVDGLIVEGTKSALYNANEAFYTRLKEKNIPTVFINGYYHNYNGSYIVLDDRKAGEMITDNLIDNGHKGIGGIFKSDDIQGLRRFEGMQLSIKKHKQPVIDEAYLWYTTEDFKYLINGGMDKMILERLEKTSGIVCYNDQVAVALINLFKRNDIRIPEDKSLVSFDNSFLAKEMVYNLTSVVYPSKKVGKKAAQLLLQCLNNPLYTEQVKLDPSVKIRGSVTNLNS is encoded by the coding sequence ATGAAAACGAAGGAACAGTCTAAACATACCATCTTAAGCAGCTGGCTAAGAGAAAATATAGCGAATAATACCTTCCGGGTAGGTGATAAGATCCCTTCGGAAAATGAACTGGCTAATACTTTTCATTTCAGCAGACAGACCGTAAGGCAGGCCATCGGTGATCTGGTTGCGGAAGGTATTCTTGCCAGGGAACAGGGAAGCGGAACCTATGTCTCCATTCCACCTGTAAAACCGGCTCAGGATAAAACCATGCGCATAGGTGTAATAACCACTTATCTGGATGATTATATTTTTCCAAGCATCATACACGGAATCGAGGAGGTATTAACTGCTGAGGGTTATACCATGGCTCTTGGAATTACACATAATAAGCAAGCCGATGAAGAAAACTGTCTCCAGAAGCTTATTGCCAGCGGTGTGGACGGCCTTATTGTAGAAGGTACAAAATCTGCTCTTTATAATGCCAATGAAGCATTCTATACAAGATTGAAAGAAAAGAATATTCCCACTGTTTTTATCAATGGCTATTATCATAATTATAACGGCTCTTATATTGTATTGGATGACCGAAAGGCCGGTGAAATGATAACAGATAATCTTATTGACAACGGTCATAAAGGCATCGGTGGAATTTTCAAATCGGATGATATCCAGGGCTTAAGACGATTTGAAGGCATGCAGCTTTCAATAAAGAAACACAAACAGCCTGTAATAGATGAAGCCTATTTATGGTATACTACAGAAGATTTTAAATATCTGATCAACGGCGGTATGGACAAGATGATATTAGAGCGTCTGGAGAAAACCTCCGGAATTGTCTGCTACAACGATCAGGTCGCAGTTGCTCTCATAAATCTGTTCAAACGAAATGATATCAGAATACCGGAGGATAAATCCCTCGTAAGTTTTGATAATTCCTTCCTTGCAAAAGAAATGGTATACAACCTTACATCTGTGGTATATCCCTCCAAAAAAGTGGGTAAGAAAGCTGCCCAGCTCCTGCTGCAATGCCTGAATAATCCCTTATACACAGAGCAGGTCAAATTAGATCCTTCCGTTAAGATAAGGGGTTCCGTAACGAACCTAAATAGCTGA
- a CDS encoding V-type ATP synthase subunit D, whose translation MNPNTFPTKGNLILAKNSLTLAKQGYELMDKKRNILIRELMELIDKAKDIQTEIDGTFTSAYAALQKANIEMGIRNVEDLSFTIPEENSIEIKQRSIMGTEIPLVDFKLEDEKPTYSFFNTRLSLDEATSSFRKVKELTLRLATIENSAYRLATSINKTQKRANALKNITIPHYVELVHNIQNALEEKEREEFTRLKVIKSRRT comes from the coding sequence ATGAATCCGAATACCTTTCCCACCAAGGGAAACCTAATATTGGCAAAGAACTCCCTTACCTTAGCAAAACAGGGCTATGAGTTGATGGATAAGAAAAGAAACATCCTTATTCGTGAACTGATGGAACTGATTGATAAGGCAAAGGATATCCAGACAGAAATCGATGGAACCTTTACCAGTGCATATGCGGCTTTGCAAAAAGCTAATATAGAAATGGGAATCCGGAATGTAGAAGACTTAAGCTTTACCATTCCGGAAGAGAATTCCATTGAAATTAAACAAAGAAGTATTATGGGAACAGAAATCCCACTGGTAGATTTTAAGCTGGAGGATGAAAAACCCACTTACTCTTTCTTTAATACCAGGTTGTCACTGGATGAAGCCACCAGCAGTTTTCGTAAGGTGAAAGAGCTTACTCTGCGTCTTGCCACCATAGAAAACTCCGCCTATCGTCTGGCAACCAGTATTAATAAGACACAGAAACGTGCCAATGCCTTAAAGAATATAACAATTCCCCATTATGTAGAGTTAGTTCATAACATACAGAATGCTCTTGAAGAAAAAGAGAGAGAAGAATTCACAAGACTTAAGGTAATCAAAAGCAGACGTACCTGA
- a CDS encoding V-type ATP synthase subunit B gives MAIEYLGLSEINGPLIAIEGIRDASYDEIVELTVEGKKKLGRIVEIYEDKAVIQVFQGTEEMSLNNTHTKLTGHPMEVALSSDILGRVFNGVGQPIDGLGPIVPEVNKDVNGLPLNPCTREYPRNYIRTGISAIDCLTTLIRGQKLPIFSGNGLPHDQLAAQIVKQASLGENSDEEFAIVFAAMGVKHDVADFFRRTFEESGATSHVVMFLNLANDPVVERLITPKVALTAAEYLAFEKGMHILVVLTDMTSFAEAMREVSSSKGEIPSRKGYPGYLYSELATIYERAGIVNGTNGSVTQIPILTMPNDDITHPIPDLTGYITEGQIVLDRTIYQKNVYPPINILPSLSRLMKDGIGKGYTREDHQDLSSQLFSSYARVGDARALASVIGEDELSPIDKKYLKFGAAMEQEFITQGMDENRTIIQTLDLGWKLLRMLPREELDRIDTKILDKYYISSEASK, from the coding sequence ATGGCAATTGAATATTTAGGATTAAGTGAAATAAACGGCCCCTTAATTGCTATAGAGGGTATTCGTGATGCCTCCTATGATGAAATCGTTGAACTGACCGTTGAAGGTAAGAAAAAACTCGGTAGAATCGTAGAAATTTATGAAGATAAAGCAGTAATTCAGGTATTCCAGGGAACAGAAGAAATGTCCCTTAACAATACTCATACAAAGCTTACAGGACATCCAATGGAAGTTGCTCTTTCCTCCGATATCCTGGGCCGCGTATTTAACGGTGTAGGTCAGCCTATTGACGGCCTTGGACCTATTGTTCCTGAAGTAAACAAAGACGTAAATGGTCTTCCCTTAAATCCCTGTACCAGAGAGTATCCAAGAAACTATATCCGTACAGGAATTTCAGCCATCGACTGCCTTACAACCCTGATTCGCGGTCAGAAACTTCCTATCTTCTCTGGAAATGGTCTTCCTCATGACCAGCTGGCAGCACAGATCGTTAAACAGGCATCTCTTGGCGAAAACAGCGATGAAGAATTCGCTATCGTATTTGCTGCAATGGGTGTAAAACACGATGTTGCTGATTTCTTCCGCCGTACCTTCGAGGAAAGCGGCGCTACATCTCACGTAGTTATGTTCCTAAACCTGGCAAATGACCCGGTAGTAGAGAGATTAATTACACCAAAGGTAGCATTAACAGCAGCAGAGTATCTTGCATTTGAAAAAGGCATGCACATTCTCGTTGTATTAACCGATATGACCTCCTTTGCAGAAGCAATGCGTGAGGTTTCCTCCTCCAAGGGCGAGATCCCCAGCAGAAAGGGTTATCCCGGCTATCTGTACAGTGAACTTGCAACCATTTATGAAAGAGCTGGTATCGTTAACGGCACCAACGGATCTGTAACACAGATTCCTATTCTTACGATGCCAAACGATGATATCACACATCCTATTCCAGACTTAACGGGATATATTACGGAAGGTCAGATTGTTCTTGACCGTACCATTTATCAGAAAAACGTGTATCCACCCATCAATATCCTTCCTTCCCTTTCCCGTCTTATGAAGGACGGTATCGGTAAAGGTTATACAAGAGAAGATCATCAGGATCTTTCCAGTCAGTTATTTTCATCTTATGCCCGCGTGGGTGATGCTAGAGCTCTTGCAAGCGTTATTGGTGAAGACGAACTATCTCCTATCGATAAGAAATATCTGAAATTCGGTGCTGCAATGGAACAGGAATTCATTACACAGGGAATGGATGAGAATCGTACCATCATACAGACTCTGGATTTAGGCTGGAAACTGCTTCGTATGCTTCCCAGAGAAGAGCTGGATAGAATTGATACTAAGATACTGGATAAATACTATATTTCATCAGAGGCTTCCAAATAA